Genomic window (Methanothrix sp.):
TGTTGCTGATGTTGTCAGGACCCAGGAGGGGTACCAGGTAAAGGTGAACGAGGAGGAGCATCTCGCTGACATGCTCAGGGTCCTCTGGGAGAAGTACGGGCGCGACAAGGTCGAGCAGCCGGACAGGGACCTCCTCACGGTCTCCTCTGATGTGAGCCCGGCTGATCTGATCGTGACCGATGTGGATGCTGAGTTCAGAAGAGACCTCACCGATGCCCTGATAAGAATAGCGCCTGAAGGCTTCAGAAACAGAAGGAATGAGATGACCGAGGACTCCTTCCTCTTCATCGCCTCTGAGGAGACGATAACACCGGAGCTGATCGAGGAGGTCAGGGATAAGATAAGGGGTATGGAGAATGCTTGAGCCTGTGATGTTTACCGGCGGTGTCTACAAGCACGACCTGGTCATAGAGCTCGTCGAGGACCTGGGTGGTTATCTGCTCCAGAAGAATGTGACTCAGAGCGAGGTGATCCTGCTCTTTCTCGTGCCTGCTGAGGACCTCAGGATCCTGGAGGATCTCACAAAGGAGCTCCGCGGAGAGCTCACCCGGGCGCCGCTTGCCGGAACAGAGGTCGCTGTGGTGACCCCGACACTGGCGATACACCACCTGCCGCACACAGCATGTGATGTCGCCGAGTATCTGAGGCGGAACGGGGCGAAGAGCAACATGATCGGCCTGGCCCGCGGAGTCGGGCGCGAGATCGCCCAGATAAACGAGTACGAGACGGCTCTGATAAACGAACATGATGCAGCCGTCTTCCTCTTCGGGAACTTCGCGAAATGCATAATCAAGAAGGAGGAGCTGTACAAGGGCATAAACATCCCCGTCGTCGTCACGGGCGGTCCGGAGATCCCGAAGGGGGAGATGCCGTACGCCTTTGAGTACGTATCCTCTGTGGGGAGGATAGCTCACAGATCCAAGAAGGCGAACGAGATCGGGAACCTGGACAGGATTGTCGCAGCCGTTGGCAGAGCACTCGACAAGATGCGTGCCGATATAGAGAAGGATCCTCTGACGACTTCTCCTCCAAGAGTGATGGACGCGGTTCGTGAGCAGGTTCCTGATATCGAGAGATCTTACTCGCCGCTCCCGATCGCTCTGAACCTGACGGGATGCAGGATAAAGCTTCCATATGAAGATTATCATGAGGCGATCGGATCTGTACGGTTTGACGAGGGTGTCAAGCTCAGAGAGATCGCACGAATAATGCCTTCAAGGATGAAGAGCTACACGCTTGTCAGGATACTTCCGGAGTCTGAGACAGGGATGGTGTTTTAGGGATATGCTTGAGGATGAGCTTAAGGGGATACTCGAGAGGGGTGTGGAGAGGTCTGCTGAGGAGATGCTAAAGACCATCGAGGAGCTCTACGGAGAGGTCCCTTACATATTTCACTTCATGAAGGACAGCCCGGAGCTTCTCGTGACAAAGGTCCTTCACAACAACGCGATCGTGCGCAGCTCAAAGCTCGACATGAAGACGATCGAGCTGATATCCATCGCTGTCAGCGCTGCCATAAGATGCAGCCACTGCCTGGAGATGCACATCCGTGTCGCG
Coding sequences:
- a CDS encoding methanogenesis marker 17 protein, encoding MDPLEVYKVEAPGEEFGAAKYREIILDILQDLGLVRSIGRLYVYIDIEKPYFAVYGMLRGSLPPLRVGDVADVVRTQEGYQVKVNEEEHLADMLRVLWEKYGRDKVEQPDRDLLTVSSDVSPADLIVTDVDAEFRRDLTDALIRIAPEGFRNRRNEMTEDSFLFIASEETITPELIEEVRDKIRGMENA
- a CDS encoding methanogenesis marker 7 protein, yielding MLEPVMFTGGVYKHDLVIELVEDLGGYLLQKNVTQSEVILLFLVPAEDLRILEDLTKELRGELTRAPLAGTEVAVVTPTLAIHHLPHTACDVAEYLRRNGAKSNMIGLARGVGREIAQINEYETALINEHDAAVFLFGNFAKCIIKKEELYKGINIPVVVTGGPEIPKGEMPYAFEYVSSVGRIAHRSKKANEIGNLDRIVAAVGRALDKMRADIEKDPLTTSPPRVMDAVREQVPDIERSYSPLPIALNLTGCRIKLPYEDYHEAIGSVRFDEGVKLREIARIMPSRMKSYTLVRILPESETGMVF
- a CDS encoding carboxymuconolactone decarboxylase family protein; the protein is MLEDELKGILERGVERSAEEMLKTIEELYGEVPYIFHFMKDSPELLVTKVLHNNAIVRSSKLDMKTIELISIAVSAAIRCSHCLEMHIRVASRMGISDEEIAAAMFLAANLVNASVLATATRELDEEREICRACQIGTCEVHGKK